One segment of Brassica napus cultivar Da-Ae chromosome C3, Da-Ae, whole genome shotgun sequence DNA contains the following:
- the LOC106429632 gene encoding BON1-associated protein 2 — translation MTYSTMKRSLEIELISAEGLKVDRKPVKRKTFCIVRIDQKSQACKPDELGGSYPVWKDKIEMDMAMNGSVRFISIEVLYKTSGGAEKSVGLAKIPVTDFMGGFAPQGHLNFLSYRLRDEYGDKSGIVNVSIMVKPDGNGLKYSSPSMAAPADYAACSSQAAAAANGQMWRPPRTSSSMALTTGYRGRVVVTGVPVWGAYPRSS, via the coding sequence ATGACGTATTCAACAATGAAACGGTCACTGGAGATTGAGTTAATATCAGCGGAGGGACTCAAGGTAGATCGAAAACCGGTGAAGAGAAAGACATTCTGCATCGTCAGAATAGACCAGAAGAGTCAGGCTTGTAAACCGGATGAACTGGGTGGGAGTTATCCGGTTTGGAAAGATAAGATCGAGATGGACATGGCGATGAACGGTAGTGTAAGGTTTATATCCATCGAGGTGTTATATAAAACAAGTGGTGGAGCTGAGAAGAGTGTTGGGCTCGCTAAGATTCCAGTGACGGATTTCATGGGAGGTTTTGCTCCTCAAGGGCATTTAAACTTCTTGAGTTACAGGTTGAGAGACGAGTATGGCGACAAGAGTGGGATCGTTAATGTGTCAATAATGGTGAAGCCTGACGGTAACGGTTTAAAATACTCATCGCCTTCTATGGCGGCTCCAGCGGATTATGCGGCGTGTTCTTCACAGGCGGCTGCGGCGGCGAATGGTCAAATGTGGAGACCACCAAGGACATCTTCATCAATGGCGTTGACGACTGGTTACAGAGGTCGTGTAGTAGTAACAGGAGTTCCTGTTTGGGGTGCGTATCCACGGTCGTCCTAA
- the LOC106429642 gene encoding peroxisomal membrane protein 11D, whose protein sequence is MGSTTLLDVSRAELGLVVMYLNKAEARDKLCRAIQYGSKFLSGGQPGTAQNVDKSTSLARKVFRLFKFVNDLHGLISPVPKGTPLPLVLLGKSKNALLSTFLFLDQIVWLGRSGIYKNKERAELLGRISLFCWMGSSVCTTLVEIGEIGRLSSSMKKIEKGLKNGNKYQDEEYRAKIKQSNERSLALIKAAMDIVVAAGLLQLYPKKITPRVTGAFGFITSLISCYQLLPSRPKIKAP, encoded by the exons ATGGGGAGTACTACGTTATTAGATGTATCGAGAGCAGAGCTTGGTCTAGTGGTTATGTATCTGAACAAAGCAGAGGCAAGGGATAAGCTATGCAGAGCTATACAGTATGGTTCCAAGTTCTTGAGCGGTGGGCAACCTGGTACTGCTCAAAACGTTGATAAATCCACTAGCTTAGCTAGAAAAGTCTTTCGTCTTTTCAAG TTTGTTAATGATCTGCATGGTCTTATCAGTCCTGTCCCTAAAGGAACTCCACTTCCTCTCGTTTTACTTGGAAAG TCCAAGAACGCACTTTTGTCTACATTCTTGTTCTTGGATCAAATTGTCTGGCTTGGCAGATCAGGAATCTATAAG AACAAAGAGCGAGCTGAGTTACTTGGACGTATATCACTTTTCTGCTGGATGGGATCATCTGTCTGTACTACTTTAGTTGAG attgGTGAGATTGGAAGGCTGTCTTCATCGATGAAGAAGATCGAAAAGGGGCTTAAGAATGGCAACAAGTATCAA GATGAGGAGTATCGTGCTAAGATTAAACAATCGAACGAGAGGAGTCTTGCTTTGATCAAAGCAGCAATGGACATTGTTGTAGCTGCTGGTCTTCTTCAGTTATATCCAAAGAAGATCACTCCTCGTGTCACCGGAGCTTTTGGGTTCATCACCTCCCTCATTTCTTGCTACCAG TTGCTTCCGTCACGACCCAAGATCAAGGCGCCTTGA
- the LOC106429641 gene encoding tRNA (adenine(58)-N(1))-methyltransferase non-catalytic subunit trm6-like isoform X2 codes for MEHSKEDQKINKAQDPNPRFASEGCSVLLDVNDGDRLVFARLSGGAIFKIGNTNYSLKPLIGAPFGSLFQVETGEDGSFLSRILPVKKESTSVNVIDDDARDNRELIDDNESQSLTCEEIEAMRREGAKGDEIIEALIANSKTFDNKFQLSQEKYKLKKQKKYAPKVLLRRPFARSICEAYFKKYPARIGFIRVDALSLLLTMANVTAYSDVLVVDMVGGLVTGAVAERLGGTGYVCNTYKGDSPSSVDMVKMFNFTDKVKERIVHSSINELSSAKTAPPEENNQQESSTCDMVEDVSVTAEARVDDIAVRESKIIKAPQPGVKASKEAVEMWKENGFSSLIMAAQDQDPWTLAKDVLPLLSYSAPFAIYHQYLQPLATCMHNLQQGKMAINLQITEPWLREYQVLPSRTHPHMQMSSFGGYVLSGIRISTT; via the exons ATGGAGCACAGTAAGGAGGATCAGAAAATCAATAAGGCACAAGATCCAAATCCGAGATTTGCGAGCGAAGGTTGCAGCGTGTTGCTGGACGTGAACGATGGAGACCGTCTCGTCTTCGCTCGTCTATCTGGTGGCGC taTATTTAAAATCGGGAATACGAATTACTCGTTGAAGCCATTGATTGGAGCTCCGTTTGGATCTCTGTTCCAAGTTGAAACCGGAGAAGATGGTTCTTTCCTCTCTCGCATTCTTCCCGTCAAAAAAG AAAGCACCAGCGTTAATGTTATAGACGATGATGCTAGAGATAATAGAGAACTTATCGACGATAATGAATCTCAAAGCCTCACCTGTGAAGAGATTGAAGCTATGCGGAG AGAGGGTGCAAAAGGAGATGAGATTATTGAAGCCCTGATAGCAAACAGCAAAACATTTGACAACAAGTTTCAGTTGTCTCAG gaaaAATATAAGCTTAAGAAGCAGAAGAAATATGCACCAAAGGTGCTTCTAAGACGCCCTTTTGCTCgaag TATCTGTGAAGCTTATTTCAAGAAATATCCAGCCAGAATCGG ATTCATACGTGTAGATGCGTTATCTCTTTTGTTAACGATGGCTAACGTCACCGCATACTCGGATGTGCTAGTGGTGGATATGGTTGGTGGCCTTGTCACTGGTGCAGTGGCTGAACGATTAGGAGGCACTGGTTATGTTTGTAATACATATAAAGGGGATTCTCCTTCCTCTGTGGATATGGTTAAGATGTTCAACTTTACGGACAAGGTTAAAGAGAG GATCGTGCATTCATCTATAAACGAGCTCTCATCAGCCAAAACTGCACCCCCTGAAGAAAACAATCAACAA GAATCATCTACATGTGATATGGTAGAAGATGTATCTGTGACAGCTGAGGCTAGAGTAGATGATATTGCTGTCCGAGAGAGCAAAATTATCAAGGCCCCACAACCTGGAGTCAAAGCTTCTAAAGAAGCAGTAGAAATGTGGAAAGAAAACGGTTTCTCTAG CTTGATCATGGCAGCACAAGACCAAGACCCATGGACTTTAGCTAAAGATGTATTGCCACTGCTCTCCTACTCTGCTCCCTTTGCAATATATCATCAGTATTTACAG CCTCTGGCGACATGTATGCACAACCTTCAGCAAGGGAAGATGGCCATCAATCTGCAAATAACCGAACCATGGCTACGCGAATATCAGGTGCTTCCATCAAGAACTCACCCTCACATGCAGATGAGCTCTTTTGGAGGCTATGTCCTTAGCGGCATCAGAATCTCCACCACTTGA
- the LOC106429590 gene encoding phosphomannomutase-like: MLPFKFNHTIRVLVYREIMILTRHDYLINQSHISRTKREDHILSDTLSLKIRSVHSRLYCYSHLLPPLSSSSSSTSKSLHPSMAAKKPGVIALFDVDGTLTAPRKEATPELLEFIRELRKVVTVGVVGGSDLSKISEQLGKTVTTDYDYCFSENGLAAHKDGEPIGIQSLKLYLGEDKLKELINFTLHYIADLDIPIKRGTFIEFRNGMLNVSPIGRNCSQEERDEFERYDKVQNIRPKMVAELRERFAHLNLTFSIGGQISFDVFPKGWDKTYCLQYLEDFNEIHFFGDKTYEGGNDYEIYESPKTIGHSVTSPDDTMAKCKALFMS; the protein is encoded by the exons atgcttccgTTTAAATTCAACCATACTATAAGAGTATTAGTATATAGAGAAATAATGATATTAACGCGTCACGATTATTTAATCAACCAATCACATATCTCTAGGACAAAAAGAGAGGACCATATATTAAGCGACACACTTTCGTTAAAGATTAGATCGGTCCACTCTCGTTTATATTGTTATTCACATCTTCTTCCgccattatcatcatcatcttcttccactTCCAAATCTCTTCATCCTTCAATGGCGGCCAAGAAGCCAGGAGTGATCGCTTTGTTCGACGTCGACGGTACTCTCACTGCTCCGAGGAAGGAAGCTACTCCTGAATTGCTCGAGTTCATCCGAGAATTGCGCAAG GTGGTTACTGTTGGAGTCGTCGGTGGATCTGATCTAAGCAAGATATCTGAGCAGCTTGGCAAAACAG TCACCACCGACTATGATTATTGTTTCTCTGAGAATGGTCTTGCTGCCCATAAAGATGGGGAGCCCATTGGAATCCAG AGCCTGAAGCTGTACCTTGGCGAAGACAAACTCAAG GAGCTGATAAATTTCACGCTGCACTACATTGCAGACTTGGATATTCCAATCAAAAG GGGAACATTTATAGAATTCCGAAATGGAATGCTCAATGTGTCACCGATTGGTCGCAACTGCAGCCAAGAAGAAagagacgagttcgagagataTGATAAG GTTCAAAACATTAGACCAAAGATGGTGGCTGAACTTCGTGAGCGGTTTGCACATCTTAACCTTACTTTCTCAATTGGAGGACAGATCAGCTTCGAT GTCTTCCCTAAAGGTTGGGACAAGACTTACTGCTTGCAGTACCTTGAAGACTTCAATGAAATTCATTTCTTCGGTGACAAAACCTATGAG GGTGGAAATGATTATGAAATTTATGAATCACCAAAAACAATTGGCCATTCAG TTACTAGTCCAGATGATACAATGGCTAAATGCAAAGCTCTGTTCATGTCTTGA
- the LOC111203619 gene encoding uncharacterized protein LOC111203619 → MENPLDLWTALQRRYDHQKTVLLPKARYEWKNLRFMDYKSVDEYNSVLFRIVSMMRLCGEEVTEKELLDKTFSTFHSTNVLLQQQYIERGFATYTDLISCLLLAEANNELLMKNSEMRPSGSTPLPEAHKAEHEKKDPKESNHVYNERRIHGRNRGGYKGRGGRDNYAYGRGYGNHNNRGRGSNHDRGRANFGHGRGGISKPSYSTKSVCHRCGMSNHWAKNCRTPKHLCELYQESLKNKNPEAHMVHDNGYDADDYFDHEKDDPMDHETSDCLKD, encoded by the coding sequence atggaaaatccactagacctTTGGACCGCTTTACAGcgtagatatgatcaccagaaaacggtgctACTTCCAAAGGCTAGATATGAGTGGAAGAATCTCAGATTCATGGACTATAAATCCGTGGATGAATACAATTCTGTATTGTTCAGAATAGTTTCAATGATGAGATTGTGTGGTGAAGAAGTAACCGAAAAGGAGTTACTTGATAAGACCTTCTCTACATTCCATTCAACGAATGTGTTGCTGCAGCAGCAGTACATAGAGAGAGGATtcgccacatatactgatctgatctcgtgcctacTTCTAGCCGAGGCTAATAATGAactcctgatgaagaacagtgagatgagaccttCAGGTTCAACACCATTACCAGAAGCTCAcaaagctgaacatgaaaagaaagatcccaaagaaAGCAACCACGTCTATAATGAGAGAAGAATACACGGTAGAAACCGTGGTGGGTACAAGGGACGTGGTGGCCGTGACAATTATGCTTATGGCCGTGGATatggaaaccacaataaccgtggtcgtggttccaaccATGACCGTGGAAGAGCCAATTTTGGCCACGGTCGAGGCGGTATATCTAAGCcgtcttactcgaccaaatccgtttgTCACAGGTGTGGGATGAGtaaccattgggccaagaattgtAGAACCCCTAAACATTTATGTgaactctatcaagagagtcttaagaacaagaacccaGAAGCTCATATGGTTCACGACAATGGGTATGATGCTGATGATTATTTCGACCATGAAAAGGATGATCCAATGGATCACGAGACATCAGATTGTCTTAAAGACTAA
- the LOC106429641 gene encoding tRNA (adenine(58)-N(1))-methyltransferase non-catalytic subunit trm6-like isoform X1: MEHSKEDQKINKAQDPNPRFASEGCSVLLDVNDGDRLVFARLSGGAIFKIGNTNYSLKPLIGAPFGSLFQVETGEDGSFLSRILPVKKESTSVNVIDDDARDNRELIDDNESQSLTCEEIEAMRREGAKGDEIIEALIANSKTFDNKFQLSQEKYKLKKQKKYAPKVLLRRPFARSICEAYFKKYPARIGFIRVDALSLLLTMANVTAYSDVLVVDMVGGLVTGAVAERLGGTGYVCNTYKGDSPSSVDMVKMFNFTDKVKERIVHSSINELSSAKTAPPEENNQQQESSTCDMVEDVSVTAEARVDDIAVRESKIIKAPQPGVKASKEAVEMWKENGFSSLIMAAQDQDPWTLAKDVLPLLSYSAPFAIYHQYLQPLATCMHNLQQGKMAINLQITEPWLREYQVLPSRTHPHMQMSSFGGYVLSGIRISTT, from the exons ATGGAGCACAGTAAGGAGGATCAGAAAATCAATAAGGCACAAGATCCAAATCCGAGATTTGCGAGCGAAGGTTGCAGCGTGTTGCTGGACGTGAACGATGGAGACCGTCTCGTCTTCGCTCGTCTATCTGGTGGCGC taTATTTAAAATCGGGAATACGAATTACTCGTTGAAGCCATTGATTGGAGCTCCGTTTGGATCTCTGTTCCAAGTTGAAACCGGAGAAGATGGTTCTTTCCTCTCTCGCATTCTTCCCGTCAAAAAAG AAAGCACCAGCGTTAATGTTATAGACGATGATGCTAGAGATAATAGAGAACTTATCGACGATAATGAATCTCAAAGCCTCACCTGTGAAGAGATTGAAGCTATGCGGAG AGAGGGTGCAAAAGGAGATGAGATTATTGAAGCCCTGATAGCAAACAGCAAAACATTTGACAACAAGTTTCAGTTGTCTCAG gaaaAATATAAGCTTAAGAAGCAGAAGAAATATGCACCAAAGGTGCTTCTAAGACGCCCTTTTGCTCgaag TATCTGTGAAGCTTATTTCAAGAAATATCCAGCCAGAATCGG ATTCATACGTGTAGATGCGTTATCTCTTTTGTTAACGATGGCTAACGTCACCGCATACTCGGATGTGCTAGTGGTGGATATGGTTGGTGGCCTTGTCACTGGTGCAGTGGCTGAACGATTAGGAGGCACTGGTTATGTTTGTAATACATATAAAGGGGATTCTCCTTCCTCTGTGGATATGGTTAAGATGTTCAACTTTACGGACAAGGTTAAAGAGAG GATCGTGCATTCATCTATAAACGAGCTCTCATCAGCCAAAACTGCACCCCCTGAAGAAAACAATCAACAA CAGGAATCATCTACATGTGATATGGTAGAAGATGTATCTGTGACAGCTGAGGCTAGAGTAGATGATATTGCTGTCCGAGAGAGCAAAATTATCAAGGCCCCACAACCTGGAGTCAAAGCTTCTAAAGAAGCAGTAGAAATGTGGAAAGAAAACGGTTTCTCTAG CTTGATCATGGCAGCACAAGACCAAGACCCATGGACTTTAGCTAAAGATGTATTGCCACTGCTCTCCTACTCTGCTCCCTTTGCAATATATCATCAGTATTTACAG CCTCTGGCGACATGTATGCACAACCTTCAGCAAGGGAAGATGGCCATCAATCTGCAAATAACCGAACCATGGCTACGCGAATATCAGGTGCTTCCATCAAGAACTCACCCTCACATGCAGATGAGCTCTTTTGGAGGCTATGTCCTTAGCGGCATCAGAATCTCCACCACTTGA